The nucleotide window AAGGCTGGACGGGCTTGAACAGGAAAAGAAATATATTCAGGAGATGCTGGACAACTATGGACGTTCTTTGTCGATTGCCCAGGGGACTTCTTTTATCAGTGCTGAAGATCTCGACAGAAGGGTTGCAGTAGACGACACCCCGGCTCATCAGGCAATTGTCACTTTGAATAATTATATTTTACAGATACTCGAGAAAACAATCCGCCAACGCCTTGATCTGGAAGACGTCAGGCACAGGTCAACGATACTGATTTCTTCACTTGCTGTCTCTCTGACAATTCTGATTATCATGCATTTTCTGATCAGGCGGGAAACTGCAAAAGCAAGGGAGAAAGACAAACAGGTACAACAGACTATTGAAGCCCTGGGCAGGGAAATCAACAGTCTTGAATATAACAGCCGCGTTCTGAATCTGCAGCATGAACAGGCGGAAAAACTTGGTGGCTTCGGTACCTGGCTGCTTAACCTTCAAAACAACAGATTTTACTGGTCAGACGGTATATTTGAAATTCATGGCCGTGATCCTGCCAGAGGGGTGCCGTCGGCGGAGGAATCGGCCAGGTATTATACTGAACCGGCCCGAAGAACAGCCCTGTCCCAGATGGGCGAGGCGGCCCGGACCAAGTCCGGATATTCTATTAAACATGACCTGGTACGGGATGACGGTGAAAAAAGGCGTATCGCCAGTGTTGGCCAATATATGGAATATAACGGCGTTCCATACCTGATAGGTGTTTTCAGGGATATCACAAACGAGCATCTGCTGGAAAAAACCCTGAGAGATGCCGCAAAAACCGCAAATGAAATCGCAAAATCAAGAAGTGACATCCTGGCCGTGATGAGCCACGAAATCCGGACACCAATCAACGGTGTGATGGGCGTTCTGCAGCTTCTGGAGACCATGGACCTTCCTGGGAAGGCACAGGAACTGGTCGATATGGGCATGCAGAGCAGTGAACAGCTTCTGACGGTCATCAATGACCTTCTTGAAATGTCCAGGCTTCAGTCCGGCAAGGTTCAGCTGCTGGAAGAACCTTTCAATATGGGGCATGCGGTTAAAAGCGCGGCACACCTCCATGCGGCAATAGCACACAGCAAAGGGCTGGAGCTTGAAGTTGATATTCCGGAACATTCACCGCCGATATTGGTTGGTGACGAAGTCAGAATCAAGCAGGTTGTCGGGAACCTGGTCAGTAATGCCGTGAAATTTACTCTGGAGGGCGGGGTCTATATTTCTGTGCATTTTCATGATTCAGGTCTGGAAAACACTGTTGAAACCGAGATAAGAGTCCAGGATACCGGAATAGGCATTCCGGCGGACCGGCTCGGCGACCTGTTCCAGCCGTTTGAAC belongs to Emcibacter sp. and includes:
- a CDS encoding ATP-binding protein, translating into MWIATGLLFLVAFSYFSLNVLWNQKEKEVSLQLTRIDGLEKQFNRLSMMFGYGGFIHDFKNYVLRGDRKYLDLAEDDFKAVLPLWKELHGRLDGLEQEKKYIQEMLDNYGRSLSIAQGTSFISAEDLDRRVAVDDTPAHQAIVTLNNYILQILEKTIRQRLDLEDVRHRSTILISSLAVSLTILIIMHFLIRRETAKAREKDKQVQQTIEALGREINSLEYNSRVLNLQHEQAEKLGGFGTWLLNLQNNRFYWSDGIFEIHGRDPARGVPSAEESARYYTEPARRTALSQMGEAARTKSGYSIKHDLVRDDGEKRRIASVGQYMEYNGVPYLIGVFRDITNEHLLEKTLRDAAKTANEIAKSRSDILAVMSHEIRTPINGVMGVLQLLETMDLPGKAQELVDMGMQSSEQLLTVINDLLEMSRLQSGKVQLLEEPFNMGHAVKSAAHLHAAIAHSKGLELEVDIPEHSPPILVGDEVRIKQVVGNLVSNAVKFTLEGGVYISVHFHDSGLENTVETEIRVQDTGIGIPADRLGDLFQPFEQIEDAYRRQFGGTGLGLSICQSLADLMGGSISVDSEEGEGTTFTFRFALELASEEIKECRLLLDPGHIAGLKALVVEDVELNVRLMQKVLVERWKLDVTFARDGQEAIDICMENNFDVILMDIQMPVLDGIEASRIIRSSMLHHRNTPIIAVTANAMKDEVALYYDAGMQHCITKPVDWGEMAYILKHLKELRIQMSDTNCLKTPVWLTGAMLKVFETKTDSEETERFRINLRMRQDKLHSIVRKLDIERNKPSVLVSIAQDLRNMDRQFEYDLLKNFAATLEKSIYDPIAVQRLSLELASVVDQLSYPDKISKVVSV